Proteins encoded by one window of Pseudomonas coleopterorum:
- a CDS encoding hydroxymethylglutaryl-CoA lyase, which translates to MNHNNNVDILISEVGPRDGLQSVDATMPTALKLQWLDALADAGLREIEVGSFVSPKLLPQMADAAVLVKHLRRRQDVFVTALVPNLKGAEAAFNAGVQKITLPISVSEPHSLANIRKTHQQVFEEVKAVMSLRNEQFPHVEVESGLSTVFGCTIQGEVPEDDVIRMALIMSELGVDEIGLADTVGYANPAQVRRVFTRLRDEIGSKAGSAHFHNTRGQGLANVVAALDVGVTIIDASQGGIGGCPYAPGASGNIVTEDLVYLLESMGLRTGIDIDKLVAARKWLIQGLPGEPLYGFIPDAGVGKNFHYAGGAR; encoded by the coding sequence ATGAATCACAACAACAACGTAGACATCCTGATCAGCGAAGTGGGCCCTCGTGATGGCCTGCAGAGCGTCGATGCGACCATGCCCACCGCGCTCAAACTCCAGTGGCTGGACGCTCTTGCCGATGCCGGGCTCAGAGAGATCGAAGTCGGCTCCTTCGTATCGCCCAAATTGCTGCCGCAGATGGCCGACGCCGCGGTCCTGGTGAAGCACCTGCGCAGACGCCAGGATGTCTTCGTGACCGCATTGGTGCCAAACCTCAAGGGCGCAGAAGCCGCCTTCAATGCTGGCGTGCAGAAAATCACCTTGCCTATCTCGGTCAGTGAGCCGCACTCGTTGGCAAACATCCGCAAGACCCATCAGCAGGTGTTCGAAGAAGTGAAGGCTGTGATGTCACTGCGCAACGAGCAGTTTCCTCATGTGGAGGTCGAGTCAGGTCTGTCGACCGTCTTTGGCTGCACCATCCAAGGTGAGGTGCCAGAGGACGATGTGATCCGCATGGCATTGATCATGAGCGAGCTGGGTGTGGACGAGATAGGTCTGGCCGATACCGTGGGCTATGCCAACCCAGCGCAGGTTCGCCGTGTGTTCACACGTTTGCGCGATGAAATCGGTAGCAAGGCGGGCAGTGCGCATTTCCATAACACCCGCGGCCAGGGCCTGGCGAACGTGGTGGCCGCCCTGGACGTCGGGGTAACCATCATCGACGCTTCCCAAGGCGGTATCGGTGGGTGCCCTTACGCACCGGGCGCTTCGGGCAATATCGTGACCGAGGATCTGGTTTATCTGCTCGAGTCCATGGGGCTTCGGACGGGAATCGACATCGACAAACTTGTCGCTGCCCGGAAGTGGCTGATTCAAGGGCTGCCGGGAGAGCCGCTGTATGGGTTCATTCCTGATGCCGGTGTGGGCAAGAACTTCCACTACGCGGGAGGTGCCCGATGA
- a CDS encoding MFS transporter: MAIVTTSLRPDTSDGASALSAEQTRVLHKAAWRLIPLLALAYFFNYLDRTSVGYAALQMTEQLGLTATQFGLGAGIMFFGYCLCEVPSNLAMYRFGARLWMARIMITWGLAAAATALVVGPYSFYAVRLILGIAEAGFFPGVIFFLTLWFPAQYRTRVLAWFTVATPISFLVGGPLSIWLLQMHGAWGLAGWQWMFLIEGLPACVLGLITLKVLSNHPAQAKWLSSDEREVLTGMLAEEQGKGQHSHGFKAALKDPRVWILSSITFSFTLGSYGIGIWLPQMLKAQGVEISMIGWVAAIPYFFATVGLLVWARHVDRTGKGILNLTLAMLLAGIALLFALQMDSLVPALAGITLALVGTIAGKTIFYTLPGKFLRGQAAAGGIALINSIGAFGGFVGPYLMGFLKDYTGSFTAGLMVMGCILFVAAAMVMSLRLFLREA, encoded by the coding sequence ATGGCGATTGTCACGACATCCCTGCGCCCTGATACCAGCGACGGCGCCAGCGCACTCAGCGCAGAACAGACTCGCGTCTTGCACAAAGCAGCCTGGCGCCTGATTCCGCTATTGGCGCTGGCCTATTTTTTCAACTACCTCGATCGCACCAGCGTGGGCTACGCCGCGTTGCAGATGACCGAGCAACTGGGTTTGACCGCAACACAATTCGGGCTCGGCGCCGGCATCATGTTTTTCGGGTATTGCCTGTGCGAAGTTCCGAGCAACCTGGCCATGTATCGGTTCGGCGCTCGATTGTGGATGGCCCGAATCATGATCACCTGGGGCCTGGCCGCAGCGGCGACAGCATTGGTGGTGGGGCCGTACAGTTTCTACGCGGTGAGGCTTATCCTGGGGATCGCGGAAGCAGGTTTTTTCCCCGGCGTGATCTTCTTTCTGACCTTGTGGTTTCCGGCGCAGTACCGCACTCGCGTGCTCGCCTGGTTCACGGTCGCGACCCCGATATCGTTTCTGGTCGGTGGGCCTCTGTCGATTTGGCTCCTGCAGATGCACGGCGCCTGGGGTCTCGCAGGTTGGCAGTGGATGTTCCTGATCGAAGGCTTGCCCGCCTGCGTCCTTGGCCTGATCACGCTGAAGGTGCTGAGCAATCATCCCGCGCAAGCCAAATGGCTATCGAGCGATGAGCGTGAAGTGTTGACGGGTATGTTGGCCGAGGAACAAGGCAAGGGGCAGCATAGCCATGGTTTCAAGGCAGCCTTGAAGGATCCGCGAGTATGGATTCTCAGCTCGATTACCTTCAGCTTCACGCTAGGCTCTTACGGCATTGGCATCTGGCTGCCGCAAATGCTCAAGGCCCAAGGGGTCGAGATCAGCATGATCGGCTGGGTCGCAGCTATTCCCTACTTCTTTGCAACCGTCGGGCTGCTGGTGTGGGCCAGGCACGTTGACCGTACTGGCAAGGGTATTCTCAACCTGACCCTGGCAATGCTGCTGGCTGGCATCGCACTGTTGTTCGCCTTGCAGATGGACTCGTTGGTGCCGGCATTGGCGGGTATCACACTGGCCTTGGTGGGTACTATCGCCGGCAAGACCATCTTCTACACCTTGCCAGGCAAGTTCCTGCGGGGGCAGGCGGCTGCAGGCGGGATCGCTCTGATCAACTCGATTGGTGCATTCGGTGGGTTCGTGGGTCCTTACTTGATGGGGTTCCTGAAAGATTACACCGGGTCGTTCACCGCAGGCCTGATGGTCATGGGGTGCATCCTGTTCGTGGCTGCGGCCATGGTCATGTCCCTGCGTCTGTTCTTGCGCGAAGCGTGA
- a CDS encoding CaiB/BaiF CoA transferase family protein, whose protein sequence is MSQQNENLQSLPLSGVRVIEFVHMVMGPTCGLVLADLGAEVIKVEPVPEGDNTRRLTGSGAGYWMTYNRNKKSFAVDIKTDEGMAAVRKLIESADVVTENFRPGAMEKLGLGYEQVKLIKPDIIYSSMKGFLPGPYEHRTALDEVVQMMTGLAYMTGPEGRPLRAGASVNDVMGGMFSAISILAALWQRRNTGEGQFVQTGLFENSAFLVGQHMMQMATTGKAAAPMPSRLSAWAIYDVFDTCDNEQVFMGVVSDSQWVSFCQSFGFAELGAAPELAKNTQRVQARARILPQVKARLLQLSKQEVMTMCEEAGLPFSPIQRPQDLFDDRHLNESGGLADLTLENGEQVKVPMLPFEMNGHRFATRLNVPTLGSHSAELLQDMGYAPGDVDALRARGIIR, encoded by the coding sequence ATGAGCCAGCAGAACGAGAACCTGCAGAGCCTGCCCCTGTCTGGAGTACGCGTCATCGAGTTCGTCCATATGGTCATGGGCCCCACCTGCGGACTGGTGTTGGCTGACCTGGGTGCCGAGGTGATCAAGGTCGAACCGGTACCCGAAGGCGATAACACCCGACGCCTGACCGGTTCGGGCGCGGGCTACTGGATGACCTACAACCGCAACAAGAAAAGCTTCGCCGTCGACATCAAGACCGATGAGGGCATGGCTGCTGTGCGCAAGCTGATCGAAAGCGCGGATGTCGTGACCGAGAACTTTCGCCCCGGCGCCATGGAAAAGCTGGGCTTGGGCTACGAGCAGGTGAAGCTGATCAAACCGGACATCATTTACAGCTCGATGAAAGGTTTCCTGCCTGGGCCTTACGAACACCGGACTGCCCTCGACGAAGTAGTGCAGATGATGACGGGCCTGGCGTACATGACCGGCCCTGAAGGCAGACCCCTGCGCGCTGGCGCTTCGGTCAACGACGTAATGGGCGGTATGTTCAGTGCCATATCGATCCTCGCGGCGTTGTGGCAGCGCAGAAACACCGGCGAAGGCCAGTTCGTACAGACCGGCCTGTTCGAGAATTCGGCATTCCTGGTAGGTCAGCACATGATGCAGATGGCGACCACCGGCAAAGCAGCCGCACCGATGCCCAGCCGACTCTCCGCCTGGGCCATCTATGACGTATTCGATACGTGTGATAACGAGCAGGTCTTCATGGGCGTTGTCAGTGACAGCCAGTGGGTCAGCTTCTGTCAAAGTTTCGGATTCGCAGAGCTGGGCGCAGCTCCGGAGTTGGCAAAGAATACTCAGCGCGTTCAAGCGCGCGCGCGAATTCTGCCCCAGGTCAAAGCCCGCCTTCTGCAGCTGAGCAAACAGGAGGTCATGACGATGTGCGAGGAAGCTGGCCTGCCATTCTCGCCGATTCAGCGACCGCAGGATCTTTTCGACGATCGACATTTGAACGAGTCGGGAGGGCTTGCCGACCTGACCCTGGAGAACGGCGAACAGGTCAAGGTGCCGATGCTGCCCTTCGAAATGAACGGGCACCGGTTCGCCACGCGCCTCAATGTGCCGACGCTGGGGAGTCACTCTGCCGAGTTGCTTCAGGACATGGGCTACGCGCCAGGAGATGTCGACGCGTTGCGTGCACGCGGAATCATTCGCTGA
- a CDS encoding DMT family transporter: MFTDRSLLKGIVYGICSGLCWGVIFLGPQLTQGLSGLQFAVLRFLCYGAISAVLLMPRWRRVCANLTRADWKSLFWLSLIGNLVYYALVGTGVQLVGIATTSLIVGLIPVLMTLAGRHDTHAVSLRRLFPSLCCAMTGVVIISWHALINGNTPETSTAIAGVLCATGALITWTWFAVGNARKLIQLTRISSNDWALLTGIMTGAQSLLLAVPVLVYLADAHGSEEWLHFFLVACGVALLSSVVGGACWNQASRLLPLALSGQVLVIETLAALAFGFLWEHRLPDTYEIAAIALLVVGIVWCLNCHRPRPTLAS; the protein is encoded by the coding sequence ATGTTTACTGATCGATCGCTGTTGAAGGGCATTGTGTATGGTATTTGCTCGGGACTGTGCTGGGGCGTGATTTTTCTTGGGCCACAGCTCACCCAAGGCTTGAGCGGCCTGCAATTCGCGGTGCTTCGATTTCTTTGTTACGGTGCAATTTCAGCTGTACTGCTTATGCCCCGATGGCGGCGGGTGTGCGCCAACCTCACGCGAGCCGATTGGAAGTCACTCTTCTGGCTCAGCCTGATCGGAAATCTCGTTTACTACGCGCTGGTGGGTACCGGGGTGCAACTGGTGGGGATTGCGACCACGTCCCTGATCGTCGGGCTCATCCCCGTGTTGATGACCTTGGCAGGTCGGCACGATACCCATGCCGTCTCCTTGCGCAGACTCTTCCCTTCGCTATGTTGCGCAATGACCGGCGTTGTAATTATCAGTTGGCATGCACTGATCAATGGCAACACACCTGAAACATCAACAGCCATTGCAGGTGTTCTCTGCGCCACAGGTGCATTGATAACGTGGACTTGGTTCGCCGTTGGCAATGCTCGGAAACTGATTCAGCTCACCCGCATTTCCTCCAATGACTGGGCACTGCTGACCGGTATCATGACGGGCGCTCAGTCGCTGCTCCTGGCGGTGCCTGTCCTGGTTTATCTGGCAGATGCCCATGGAAGTGAAGAATGGCTGCATTTTTTCCTGGTGGCCTGCGGTGTAGCCCTTCTTTCTTCGGTCGTTGGCGGCGCGTGTTGGAATCAGGCAAGCCGGCTTCTGCCGTTGGCACTTAGCGGGCAAGTGCTGGTGATCGAAACATTGGCAGCGCTGGCTTTTGGATTTCTATGGGAGCATCGACTACCTGATACGTACGAGATAGCGGCCATTGCTCTGCTGGTCGTCGGGATTGTCTGGTGTCTGAATTGCCATCGTCCTCGCCCTACACTCGCAAGCTGA
- a CDS encoding FAD-dependent monooxygenase: MKPKKVLVTGASIAGPALAYWLSRQGMDVTVVERAPAFRDGGQTVDVRGAGRVVVQRMGLEDRVRANTTNEQGIAFVDRSNRTKAFIAVDAFGGEGPVAELEILRGELAKLLIEHSQDRVDYRFGDSIATILDDGVQVHVGFEQGDEQVYDLVIVAEGIGSKTRKLIFGSEVERRPLDLYTAYFTVPRQPSDGQIMRWHNIPGGRCVCLRPDNLGTTRAFLSFQQAPSGYEKLNQAEQKALLKHLFADAGWETPRVLAALEGAPDLYLDAVGQVKMPHWSKGRIALVGDAAYCASPISGMGTSLGLCGAYVLAGELGRHIDHVQAFAEYEKLMRPYVDQAQSVPTFAPRLASPHSRWRIALGHAVLRLATAPGFKALFAKILSPKADAIRLPDYG; the protein is encoded by the coding sequence ATGAAACCAAAAAAAGTTCTTGTAACCGGCGCAAGCATCGCCGGGCCTGCGTTGGCTTATTGGTTGTCCCGGCAGGGCATGGACGTTACCGTGGTGGAGCGCGCGCCTGCGTTTCGCGATGGAGGGCAGACTGTCGATGTGCGTGGCGCTGGTCGCGTCGTCGTTCAGCGTATGGGTTTGGAAGACCGGGTCCGAGCCAACACAACCAATGAACAGGGTATCGCTTTCGTTGATCGATCCAACCGCACCAAAGCGTTCATCGCTGTCGACGCGTTCGGCGGTGAGGGGCCGGTTGCCGAGCTGGAAATCCTGCGTGGTGAACTGGCCAAGCTGCTGATCGAGCACAGTCAGGACCGGGTCGACTACCGATTCGGCGACAGTATTGCAACCATTTTGGACGATGGCGTACAGGTGCATGTGGGCTTCGAGCAGGGCGATGAGCAGGTCTATGATCTCGTCATCGTCGCCGAGGGCATTGGCTCTAAAACGCGCAAGCTGATATTCGGCAGTGAAGTCGAGCGTCGTCCTCTTGATCTATACACCGCCTACTTCACCGTGCCCCGGCAGCCAAGCGATGGTCAGATCATGCGCTGGCATAATATCCCCGGGGGCCGGTGTGTCTGCCTGCGCCCTGACAACCTCGGCACCACGCGGGCCTTCTTGTCCTTTCAGCAGGCGCCGAGCGGCTACGAGAAGCTGAATCAGGCAGAGCAGAAAGCTTTGCTCAAGCACCTATTTGCCGACGCCGGTTGGGAAACACCTCGTGTACTCGCTGCTTTGGAGGGCGCGCCTGACCTTTATCTGGACGCGGTCGGCCAAGTTAAGATGCCCCACTGGAGCAAGGGCCGTATCGCCCTTGTAGGTGACGCCGCCTATTGCGCATCGCCGATCAGCGGCATGGGCACGAGTTTGGGGTTGTGTGGCGCCTACGTCTTGGCTGGCGAGCTGGGCCGCCACATAGATCATGTTCAGGCATTTGCAGAGTATGAAAAATTGATGCGTCCATACGTCGATCAGGCGCAAAGCGTGCCCACGTTCGCGCCCAGACTGGCCTCGCCGCATTCGCGATGGAGAATCGCGCTGGGTCATGCCGTATTAAGGTTGGCGACCGCGCCGGGCTTCAAGGCCTTGTTTGCGAAGATCCTTTCGCCGAAGGCTGATGCAATTAGGTTGCCGGATTATGGGTAA
- a CDS encoding SMP-30/gluconolactonase/LRE family protein: protein MSLYPPPRDLSTRVFSKLPEAFWEDGNSDWVRANKPGQKIKSFLEGPSFDLQGNLYVTDIPYGRIFRIDTHGHWTLVTQYDGWPNGLKIHRDGRIFIADYKQGILTLDPKSGALTPLLTHSRSEGFKGVNDLFFDAAGKLYFTDQGQTGQQDPSGRVYSYDLDKQMLNCLIANGPSPNGLVMDLEQKALLVAMTRGNAVWRLPIQTDGGTSKVGIFAAMAGGVSGADGMALDSLGNLYVCDAGNGCVWVFDPHAVPLYRIRSCTEGRTLTNLAFGGEGNRQLFMTDSSTSTILVADLEHSGQPMFSHR from the coding sequence GTGAGCCTCTATCCCCCGCCCCGCGATTTGTCGACCCGAGTGTTCAGCAAGCTGCCAGAAGCCTTTTGGGAAGACGGAAATTCCGACTGGGTTCGAGCGAACAAACCCGGACAGAAGATCAAAAGCTTTCTCGAGGGACCCTCGTTCGATCTGCAGGGCAATCTGTACGTCACCGACATCCCGTATGGAAGGATCTTCCGCATCGACACTCACGGTCACTGGACGCTGGTCACTCAGTACGATGGGTGGCCCAACGGCCTGAAAATTCACCGTGACGGTCGTATCTTCATCGCCGATTACAAGCAGGGCATCCTCACACTCGATCCGAAGAGCGGCGCATTGACGCCCTTGCTGACCCACAGCCGCAGCGAGGGCTTCAAAGGGGTGAACGACTTGTTCTTCGATGCTGCCGGCAAGCTCTACTTCACCGATCAAGGCCAGACCGGCCAGCAGGACCCTAGCGGTCGTGTGTATAGCTATGACCTGGACAAGCAGATGCTCAACTGCCTGATCGCCAATGGTCCAAGCCCCAACGGCCTGGTGATGGACCTGGAGCAAAAGGCGCTCTTGGTAGCGATGACTCGCGGGAATGCAGTCTGGCGCTTGCCGATCCAAACCGATGGCGGGACCAGCAAGGTCGGCATCTTCGCCGCAATGGCTGGAGGGGTCAGCGGTGCAGACGGCATGGCGCTGGATTCGCTGGGCAACCTGTACGTCTGCGACGCCGGCAACGGCTGCGTTTGGGTCTTCGATCCCCACGCCGTACCGCTGTATCGGATTCGCTCATGCACTGAAGGACGCACGCTGACCAACCTGGCCTTTGGTGGCGAAGGCAATCGGCAGTTGTTCATGACCGACTCCTCGACCAGCACGATCCTGGTGGCCGACCTGGAGCACAGCGGCCAACCGATGTTCTCTCACCGCTAG
- a CDS encoding IclR family transcriptional regulator — MTTESDKNLTDHASSAEGGVAAVDRAFAILAAFNIEQDSLSLAEISRRTGLYKSTILRLIASLEKSGFMRRTTDGRYSIGPEPLRLSQLYQTSFRLRDVIHPLLESITDESGETSSFYVMENGSRVVLFRVEPKRAVRVSVLEGARFPLHAGASGKILRAFSRNVDPALSEVRERFWACSFGERDPETTAVSVPVFSMGFELKGALTLSGPSDRLLKDHIEHAASILLRNAAIATTALGGHDAEIRAALKRLNP; from the coding sequence ATGACTACTGAATCCGACAAGAACCTTACCGACCACGCCAGTTCAGCTGAGGGTGGTGTCGCGGCAGTGGATCGCGCGTTCGCTATTCTGGCTGCTTTCAATATCGAGCAGGACAGCCTGTCCCTGGCCGAAATATCGCGGCGTACCGGTCTTTACAAAAGCACGATACTTCGCCTGATCGCCTCATTGGAAAAGTCCGGGTTCATGCGTCGCACCACTGACGGCCGCTACTCCATCGGCCCCGAGCCCCTGCGCTTGTCGCAGCTCTACCAAACCTCCTTTCGCCTGCGCGACGTGATTCATCCCTTGCTCGAATCCATTACCGACGAAAGCGGTGAGACGTCTTCGTTCTACGTGATGGAAAACGGCAGTCGGGTCGTTCTGTTTCGGGTCGAGCCCAAACGAGCAGTACGGGTGTCGGTGCTCGAAGGCGCTCGGTTCCCGCTGCATGCCGGAGCCTCCGGCAAGATCCTTCGCGCCTTCTCGCGTAATGTCGATCCTGCGCTGAGTGAAGTGCGCGAGCGCTTCTGGGCCTGCTCATTCGGCGAGCGTGATCCGGAAACCACCGCGGTGTCGGTACCGGTGTTCTCCATGGGATTCGAACTCAAAGGGGCCCTGACACTGTCCGGTCCCTCTGATCGCCTGCTCAAGGATCACATCGAGCATGCAGCGTCGATCCTGTTGCGTAATGCGGCGATCGCAACTACTGCGTTGGGTGGTCACGATGCAGAGATCCGTGCTGCGCTCAAGCGCTTGAACCCATGA
- a CDS encoding CitMHS family transporter, producing the protein MLIFLSYTMIASFMYLIMSKRLSPLVALLLVPVIFGCLSGFTTQLGGMMYDGIKMLAPTGIMLTFAILYFCMMTDAGLFNPLIKVILRLVKGDPRKIVVGTAVLGLCVGLDGDGATTYIIATAAFLPLYRLTGIRLQVMATVLLMAIGVMNILPWAGPFSRAASAMHVDITELFIQMIPVMIAGGVWVVCAAWWLGRMEYRRLGLVSVSEEKVLDGYAHIRLSDPKFLFNVVLTTALIASMMLNLMPLPILFMMAFGLACLVNFPTLKQQKEVIARHADNVLAVTLLIFAAGIFVGIMGGTGMIKAISNNLITLLPEQTGPYMSLITALLSMPFTYVLTNDAFYFGVLPILAETAAHYGIGPHEMAIASLIGQPVHLLSPLVASTYLLCGLLDIDYGDNQRVSLKWTVGTVIVMLCAAIAVGAITIVN; encoded by the coding sequence ATGTTGATATTTCTGAGCTACACCATGATCGCAAGCTTCATGTACCTGATCATGAGCAAACGTCTGTCGCCACTGGTGGCCTTGTTGCTGGTACCGGTGATATTCGGTTGCTTGAGTGGATTTACCACCCAACTGGGCGGGATGATGTACGACGGCATCAAGATGCTCGCGCCAACGGGCATCATGCTGACCTTCGCCATTTTGTACTTCTGCATGATGACCGATGCAGGGCTGTTCAACCCATTGATCAAGGTCATACTGCGGCTGGTCAAGGGCGATCCTCGCAAGATCGTGGTCGGCACTGCCGTGCTTGGGCTCTGCGTTGGCCTGGACGGTGACGGCGCAACCACTTACATCATCGCTACGGCTGCCTTCCTGCCACTCTACCGACTGACCGGTATCCGTCTGCAGGTCATGGCGACCGTTTTGTTGATGGCAATCGGTGTCATGAACATTCTGCCGTGGGCAGGTCCTTTTTCCCGAGCCGCAAGCGCGATGCATGTGGACATCACTGAGTTGTTCATACAGATGATCCCGGTGATGATCGCCGGTGGCGTATGGGTAGTGTGCGCCGCCTGGTGGCTGGGACGCATGGAATATCGACGTCTGGGCTTGGTCAGTGTCAGCGAGGAGAAGGTGCTCGACGGCTACGCACACATCCGCCTGAGTGATCCGAAGTTTCTGTTCAATGTTGTGCTGACCACGGCCTTGATCGCCTCAATGATGCTCAACCTGATGCCCCTGCCGATCCTGTTCATGATGGCTTTCGGGTTGGCGTGCCTGGTCAACTTCCCGACACTCAAACAACAGAAGGAAGTTATTGCGCGCCACGCCGATAACGTTCTGGCCGTGACCTTGCTCATATTTGCCGCTGGCATCTTCGTAGGCATCATGGGCGGCACGGGAATGATCAAAGCCATCTCCAACAACCTGATCACCCTTCTGCCTGAGCAGACGGGCCCTTACATGTCGCTGATAACAGCCTTGCTCAGCATGCCTTTCACCTACGTACTGACCAATGACGCCTTTTACTTCGGCGTACTGCCGATTCTCGCGGAAACGGCCGCTCATTACGGCATCGGGCCGCACGAGATGGCGATTGCCTCGTTGATTGGCCAGCCGGTCCATCTACTGAGCCCGCTGGTGGCATCTACCTACCTGCTGTGTGGTCTTCTGGATATCGACTACGGCGACAACCAGCGCGTATCACTCAAGTGGACAGTAGGCACAGTCATAGTGATGCTGTGCGCGGCCATCGCGGTAGGTGCCATTACGATCGTCAATTGA
- a CDS encoding AraC family transcriptional regulator, whose amino-acid sequence MLLNLEIRSYERENPHHSHDHAQLVLPVRGQMEIDVDGRGGSIDQSLAAVVRPGSVHSQLSHADSRFLVLDCAPTLLETLQMERLARKTYVPISPATRRLIEFAELIGNKQLALGAPQLSSLLLSSLGPDIYSSPSAIEQLVARLQANPGANWSNEVMAQVANMSMSQLHQRFRQMFGMSPQAWLTELRIKQAQRWLRGTSLPIAEIALRTGFSDQASLTRTMQRVSAITPAVYRKAQKHAG is encoded by the coding sequence ATGCTCCTGAATCTTGAAATCCGCAGCTATGAGCGTGAAAACCCTCACCACTCCCACGACCATGCTCAATTGGTCCTGCCGGTTCGTGGCCAGATGGAAATTGATGTAGACGGTCGCGGTGGCAGCATCGACCAGTCATTGGCCGCTGTGGTGAGACCGGGTTCGGTGCACTCCCAGCTCAGCCACGCAGACAGCCGTTTCCTGGTGCTGGACTGCGCGCCGACCCTCCTGGAGACACTCCAGATGGAGCGTCTGGCTCGAAAGACCTACGTGCCTATTTCCCCTGCGACAAGGCGGCTGATCGAGTTCGCCGAGCTCATCGGCAACAAGCAGCTCGCCTTGGGCGCTCCACAGTTGAGCTCGCTGCTTCTCTCATCTCTCGGCCCTGACATCTACAGTTCCCCATCCGCCATCGAGCAACTGGTCGCCCGCTTGCAGGCTAACCCAGGGGCAAACTGGAGCAACGAAGTCATGGCCCAGGTTGCGAACATGAGCATGAGTCAACTGCACCAGCGATTTCGGCAGATGTTTGGAATGAGTCCTCAGGCCTGGTTGACGGAGTTACGCATAAAGCAAGCTCAACGATGGCTGCGTGGCACTTCCTTGCCGATCGCCGAGATTGCCTTGCGTACAGGTTTTTCCGATCAGGCGTCGCTGACTCGAACCATGCAACGTGTGAGCGCGATCACTCCGGCGGTGTATCGCAAAGCGCAAAAACATGCTGGGTAA
- the yfcF gene encoding glutathione transferase: MNTVRLYVDSQFASPYAMSVFVALTEKGIDFQMSTVDLQALENQTEAYAALSQTQRVPTLVDGDFALSESSAITEYLENAYPQISIYPHDVRLLAKARQVQAWIRSDLLPIRQERSTLVVFYGKKSGPLSPAARMAVDKLFQAAQALLKEGTEHLFGQWSIADVDLALMLNRLILNGDAVPQVLVDYAQRQWQRPSVQAWVRLQRPTL; the protein is encoded by the coding sequence ATGAACACCGTACGCTTATACGTCGACTCACAGTTCGCCAGCCCCTACGCCATGTCCGTCTTTGTCGCATTGACCGAGAAAGGCATCGACTTCCAGATGAGTACCGTGGACTTGCAGGCCCTCGAAAACCAGACAGAGGCCTACGCGGCCCTCTCACAAACCCAGCGAGTTCCAACCCTGGTTGACGGCGACTTTGCCTTGTCCGAATCTTCTGCAATCACCGAATACCTCGAAAACGCTTACCCCCAAATCTCGATCTATCCGCACGACGTGCGGCTGCTTGCAAAAGCGCGGCAGGTTCAGGCGTGGATCCGCAGTGACCTGCTGCCCATTCGGCAGGAGCGCTCCACGCTGGTCGTCTTCTACGGCAAGAAATCAGGGCCTTTGTCGCCAGCTGCTCGTATGGCGGTAGACAAGTTATTCCAGGCCGCGCAAGCACTGCTCAAGGAGGGTACGGAACATTTGTTCGGCCAATGGTCGATCGCCGATGTCGATCTCGCGCTGATGCTCAACCGGCTGATACTCAATGGCGATGCAGTGCCCCAGGTTCTCGTGGACTATGCGCAGCGTCAGTGGCAGCGCCCTAGCGTGCAGGCGTGGGTAAGGCTGCAACGACCCACGCTTTGA
- a CDS encoding type B 50S ribosomal protein L31, protein MKPGIHPDYRTVLFHDTAADVYFLIGSTVETTRTETHTDGKAYPYVALDVSSASHPVYTGQVRKTQAEGRIAGFNKRFAGFTSTK, encoded by the coding sequence ATGAAACCTGGTATTCACCCGGACTATCGGACAGTCCTGTTCCACGACACAGCCGCCGACGTTTATTTCCTGATCGGCTCGACCGTGGAAACGACTCGAACCGAGACGCATACGGATGGCAAAGCGTACCCGTATGTCGCCCTTGACGTTTCGAGCGCTTCACATCCCGTCTACACCGGGCAAGTCCGAAAAACACAGGCAGAAGGACGGATTGCCGGCTTCAACAAGCGCTTCGCCGGTTTCACTTCCACCAAGTAA